Genomic segment of Octadecabacter arcticus 238:
CGGACTGTCCACTGCCGCAATCATGCCCGTGGCAACGCTGGCATAGCGCGCAGTAGTTGTCAGTTTGGAATGCCCGAGCAAGGCTTGGATCACCCGGATATCGACGCCGCGCTCCAACAGATGGGTTGCAAAACTGTGCCTCAACGTGTGCAGCGTGACCGGTTTGGTGATCCCGGCTTCCCGCGCGGTCTCTTTAAATAGCCGCGATATCTGTCGCGCTGAGAGGTGTTTGCCGCGATAGCCGGGAAAGAGGACCCGCTCGGGTGCAGGAACATCCTTGTCCTGACCGGTCGGCCGTTCTTGCCACCAGTCGCGCAGCAGGCTCAAAATATCGACAGGCAGCATGACGATGCGATCCTTGCGCCCCTTCGATTGCACGATGCGGATGATTTCCTGATCGCTATCAATATCACCAACTTTGAGCCGCACGACCTCGCCCGCACGCATCCCGCAGCCATAAGCCAGCGACAACATCACGC
This window contains:
- a CDS encoding tyrosine-type recombinase/integrase, yielding MNIQQSTPTTPLRARMISDMSGRNLGPASQSSHLRACKRFAAWLGRSPETATPDDVKYFQQHLIESGVSICTRNQTMTGVKFLLRVTLRRHDLVAEIFHLKEPVKVPLVLSKKEIKRILAMAPSLKARVMLSLAYGCGMRAGEVVRLKVGDIDSDQEIIRIVQSKGRKDRIVMLPVDILSLLRDWWQERPTGQDKDVPAPERVLFPGYRGKHLSARQISRLFKETAREAGITKPVTLHTLRHSFATHLLERGVDIRVIQALLGHSKLTTTARYASVATGMIAAVDSPLDDLNGAKRKKGKP